In the Flagellimonas sp. MMG031 genome, one interval contains:
- a CDS encoding TonB-dependent receptor — translation MTKLSYGLKAFQTFFLSMTMMFVGVSAFAASPDLDEATSPPYQLTITGTVVDDMGAPLPGTNVIVKGTTNGTQTDFDGNYTITAPSDATLVFSYVGFKTLEVPVNGNSVVDVTMVEDAAALDEVVVTGYGTQTRGDLTGAVASVDVSEAVKQPLVNVAEALEGRATGVSITNAGNPGAAPIVRIRGLGTPNNNNPLYIIDGAQTQDPNILNTINPQDIAQINVLKDGAASIYGARASNGVIIVTTKSGNYNQNKLSINVDVSTGFSRANRLPDILNASQLGEVIFESLTNDAIRNGTDPAAIRHPQYFPNGGQPQVPNQLLGVSFLGTGEEVVAPVRPGGTNWLDEIFRSAPTQNISATFSNGNENSKFSATFGYLNREGIQLETGFERGQIRLNSEFKIGKRLTIGEHLNASYSNTQNVGGNQTQLALRLSPLVPVRDNLGRFAGAYANPNGLSNASNPVANLTRDADDFFRETRLIGDVYASYAITDNLTLKTSIGGNISIFSQRDFLALDPESAEPRSTNTLTERNQQTQSWIWTNTLNYVKNFGDHSINALIGLEAVENTGKSLQVSATGFLFETPDFYLLDNASGSPIVNPGNTFDFVNTLSSVFGSVNYSYSDKYLVSATLRRDRSSRFLGDNQSGYFPAFSGGWVVSNEDFFPSTGLVNRLKLKASWGLLGNQELPVDNPGININNLNNVVADYVFDGGTNLRSGAVLSGVGNPNIQWETSETFNVGAELGFFDNALALSLEYYKITTKDLIVADETVISDTAIDAGAPYVNRGNVENSGIDLNVSYSGAVGRDFNFGVDFNMSTVSNEVTSLEGFLIGQSFRGGPITRTEEGQPISSFYGRVADGIYRSEAEVSAGPDQGFASPAAGVGRIRYVDLNDDGVINDDDRTYIGNPTPDVNFGLNLSANYKNWDFSVFFSGVAGNDIYNFDKIYTDFPTFPDGNRSTRVLDAFNPTTNPNGSQPALSYTILNGETNSSSWFVEDGSFVRLKNLVVGYTLPSQLTDKWGVASLRVYANASNLFTITGYDGIDPEILPPSGANSAFTLGVDENTFPVPQIFLLGVNLKL, via the coding sequence TTGACAAAGTTGTCTTATGGCCTAAAGGCTTTTCAGACATTCTTCTTGTCAATGACAATGATGTTTGTGGGTGTGTCTGCATTTGCAGCGTCCCCAGACTTGGATGAAGCTACTTCACCCCCCTACCAATTGACCATAACGGGTACCGTTGTGGATGACATGGGAGCTCCTTTACCTGGTACCAACGTTATTGTTAAGGGTACCACCAACGGGACGCAGACCGATTTTGACGGAAATTACACCATTACCGCGCCTTCTGACGCTACATTGGTTTTTTCCTATGTAGGTTTTAAAACCTTGGAAGTTCCAGTAAATGGGAATTCTGTTGTGGATGTGACCATGGTAGAGGATGCCGCTGCATTGGACGAGGTGGTAGTAACCGGTTATGGTACGCAGACCCGAGGTGATTTGACAGGTGCCGTTGCATCAGTGGATGTTTCCGAAGCCGTAAAGCAACCTTTGGTAAACGTTGCCGAGGCCTTGGAAGGTCGTGCAACGGGTGTTAGTATCACAAACGCCGGTAACCCAGGTGCCGCGCCCATCGTCCGTATTCGCGGTTTGGGAACGCCCAACAACAACAACCCATTATATATTATAGATGGGGCACAAACTCAGGACCCCAACATTTTGAACACCATTAACCCACAGGATATCGCACAGATCAACGTGTTGAAAGATGGTGCGGCCTCTATCTATGGTGCGAGGGCTTCCAATGGTGTTATTATTGTAACCACAAAAAGTGGTAACTACAATCAGAACAAACTATCCATCAATGTAGATGTGTCCACAGGTTTTTCAAGGGCCAATCGTTTGCCGGATATTTTGAATGCATCTCAGTTAGGTGAAGTTATCTTTGAGAGTTTGACCAATGATGCGATTCGTAATGGGACAGATCCAGCAGCAATCAGACACCCACAGTATTTTCCAAACGGTGGTCAACCTCAGGTGCCAAACCAATTGTTGGGCGTGAGTTTCTTGGGAACTGGAGAAGAAGTGGTTGCCCCTGTTAGACCAGGAGGAACCAATTGGTTGGATGAGATTTTTAGAAGTGCACCCACCCAGAATATTTCAGCGACCTTCTCCAACGGTAATGAAAATTCCAAGTTTTCTGCCACTTTCGGTTATTTGAACCGTGAGGGTATTCAGTTGGAAACCGGATTTGAAAGAGGTCAAATACGTTTGAACTCAGAATTCAAAATTGGGAAACGCTTGACCATTGGTGAACACTTAAACGCTTCGTACAGTAATACGCAAAACGTAGGAGGTAACCAAACCCAATTGGCATTGCGACTAAGCCCATTGGTACCAGTTCGTGATAACTTGGGCCGTTTTGCCGGAGCATATGCCAATCCAAATGGATTGTCAAACGCCTCTAACCCAGTGGCCAACTTAACGCGTGATGCGGATGACTTTTTTAGGGAAACCCGTTTGATCGGTGACGTTTATGCCAGTTATGCCATCACCGATAACTTGACCCTAAAGACCAGTATTGGTGGAAACATCAGTATTTTCAGTCAAAGAGACTTCTTGGCACTAGATCCAGAATCTGCGGAGCCAAGATCGACCAACACATTGACCGAAAGAAACCAACAGACACAAAGCTGGATCTGGACCAATACCTTGAACTATGTCAAAAACTTTGGCGATCATAGCATCAATGCATTGATAGGTTTGGAAGCTGTTGAAAATACAGGAAAGAGCCTTCAGGTTTCTGCCACAGGATTCCTTTTTGAAACTCCTGACTTTTACCTGTTGGATAATGCCTCTGGATCACCTATCGTGAACCCAGGTAATACCTTCGATTTTGTAAACACACTTTCCTCTGTTTTTGGTTCGGTAAACTACTCGTACTCTGACAAGTACTTGGTGAGCGCAACCTTAAGACGTGACCGTTCCTCAAGATTCTTGGGAGACAATCAGAGTGGTTACTTCCCTGCATTTAGCGGTGGTTGGGTTGTGAGCAACGAAGACTTCTTCCCAAGCACGGGATTGGTCAACCGATTGAAGTTGAAAGCCTCTTGGGGTCTTTTGGGTAACCAAGAGTTACCGGTGGATAACCCAGGTATCAACATCAACAACCTGAACAACGTAGTTGCCGATTACGTTTTCGATGGAGGTACTAACTTAAGATCTGGAGCAGTTTTGTCAGGCGTAGGTAACCCTAACATCCAATGGGAAACCAGTGAAACCTTTAACGTAGGTGCGGAATTGGGCTTTTTTGATAACGCCTTGGCACTTTCCTTGGAATACTACAAGATTACTACAAAGGATTTGATCGTTGCTGACGAAACTGTAATCAGTGATACAGCCATCGATGCCGGTGCACCGTATGTGAACCGTGGTAATGTGGAGAACTCTGGTATCGATTTGAACGTTTCCTATTCAGGAGCGGTTGGCAGAGACTTCAACTTCGGCGTAGACTTTAATATGTCTACTGTTTCCAACGAAGTGACCAGTTTGGAAGGTTTCCTTATTGGACAATCCTTTAGGGGTGGACCGATTACAAGAACCGAGGAAGGACAACCGATTTCTTCTTTCTACGGTCGTGTAGCGGACGGTATTTACCGAAGTGAAGCAGAAGTGTCCGCAGGACCTGACCAAGGTTTTGCCTCTCCAGCAGCTGGTGTAGGTAGAATCCGTTATGTAGATTTGAACGATGACGGTGTTATCAATGATGATGACCGTACTTATATTGGTAATCCAACACCAGACGTAAACTTTGGTCTGAACTTGAGCGCCAACTACAAAAATTGGGATTTCAGCGTATTCTTTAGTGGTGTTGCAGGTAACGATATCTACAACTTTGACAAAATCTATACCGACTTCCCAACGTTCCCTGACGGAAATAGGAGCACAAGGGTTTTGGATGCCTTTAACCCGACCACAAATCCTAACGGATCACAACCCGCATTGAGTTATACCATCTTGAATGGAGAGACCAATTCAAGCTCATGGTTCGTTGAGGATGGTTCTTTTGTTCGATTGAAAAACTTGGTGGTTGGATACACCTTGCCAAGCCAATTGACCGATAAGTGGGGCGTTGCAAGTTTGCGTGTCTATGCGAATGCCAGTAACTTGTTTACGATTACAGGCTACGACGGTATCGATCCCGAAATTCTACCCCCAAGTGGTGCCAACTCAGCGTTTACCCTTGGTGTGGATGAGAACACCTTTCCTGTACCGCAGATATTTTTGTTAGGAGTAAATTTAAAATTGTAA
- a CDS encoding RagB/SusD family nutrient uptake outer membrane protein: MKKKFIYLMAILSVTFSCGDEFSDTPAIGALSDDALANPQGVDLLLTGAYGMLDGWRSNNKGNQFAVGGDNWWCDVISDDAHKGSTDGDQIELYQIETFDWQTANDYFRAKFTALYAGVNRANAVLSVINGIDRDALLPADAAAITGQEAEARFLRGHYYFELTKMYGNVSIVSVENYEALEFNQPNSGPAWEQIESDFQFAIENLPATRAEQPDPGRPTAFVARAYMGKAHLYQGDWANALTELNAVINSGEFALNAEYLDNFNAAGENGPESVFAIQYAADTGQSFNGNIGGTLNFPGGGPFGSCCGFYSPTIDLANAFQVDGDGLPLFDTYNDDDFKNDYGINSDEPFEPDTTTPVDPRLDYTVGRRGIDYNGFGEHVGKEWIRAGFNDISGPYLPKKNVYQAEELATNQGAGAWGQQHSGINYNIIRYADVLLMAAEAAVETGDLATALNYVNQVRERAANTSVVQAVDGGGPAANYQVGLYPSFPDANFAREAVRFERRVELGMEGHRLFDLRRWDVADQVISEYVTNETRTIDNFGPKMNAYQPQFDLMPIPLTSIDLSGGILTQNPGY; the protein is encoded by the coding sequence ATGAAAAAGAAGTTTATTTATTTAATGGCAATTCTCTCTGTCACCTTTTCGTGTGGAGACGAATTTTCAGATACGCCCGCAATTGGGGCTTTAAGTGACGACGCTTTGGCCAATCCACAAGGGGTAGACCTCTTGTTGACAGGTGCCTATGGTATGCTGGACGGATGGCGAAGTAACAATAAAGGAAATCAGTTTGCTGTTGGTGGCGATAACTGGTGGTGTGATGTTATCTCTGATGACGCCCACAAGGGAAGTACCGACGGTGACCAGATTGAGTTATATCAAATTGAAACCTTTGACTGGCAAACGGCCAACGATTACTTCCGTGCCAAGTTTACAGCACTTTACGCTGGTGTAAACCGTGCCAATGCCGTACTTTCTGTAATCAATGGTATCGACAGGGATGCCTTGTTGCCAGCAGATGCAGCAGCGATTACTGGACAAGAGGCGGAAGCCCGTTTCTTGAGAGGTCACTACTATTTTGAGTTGACCAAAATGTACGGGAATGTTTCCATCGTAAGTGTGGAAAACTATGAAGCGTTGGAATTCAACCAGCCCAATAGTGGTCCAGCTTGGGAGCAAATAGAATCAGATTTTCAGTTTGCCATTGAAAATCTGCCAGCTACCAGAGCGGAGCAACCCGACCCAGGAAGGCCAACGGCATTTGTGGCACGTGCTTACATGGGTAAAGCACACCTATATCAAGGAGATTGGGCAAATGCTTTGACAGAGCTCAATGCTGTGATCAACAGTGGAGAGTTTGCTTTGAACGCCGAATATTTGGATAATTTCAATGCTGCCGGTGAAAATGGACCTGAGTCCGTCTTTGCGATTCAGTATGCCGCAGATACAGGTCAGTCCTTCAATGGTAACATTGGAGGAACCTTGAACTTCCCCGGTGGTGGACCATTTGGTTCTTGCTGTGGATTTTATTCTCCAACCATCGATTTAGCCAATGCTTTCCAAGTAGATGGTGATGGACTTCCACTTTTTGATACTTATAACGATGATGATTTCAAAAATGATTATGGTATCAACAGTGATGAGCCCTTTGAACCAGATACAACCACACCGGTTGACCCTAGATTGGATTACACCGTAGGAAGACGTGGCATCGACTACAACGGTTTTGGTGAACACGTAGGTAAGGAATGGATTCGTGCAGGATTCAATGATATTTCTGGACCATACCTTCCTAAAAAGAATGTGTATCAGGCCGAGGAGTTGGCAACCAATCAAGGTGCCGGCGCATGGGGTCAGCAGCATTCCGGTATCAACTACAACATTATCCGATATGCCGATGTCCTTTTGATGGCTGCCGAAGCTGCCGTAGAAACAGGGGATTTGGCCACAGCGTTGAACTACGTAAACCAAGTTCGTGAAAGAGCAGCCAACACATCCGTGGTTCAAGCCGTTGATGGTGGAGGCCCTGCTGCCAATTACCAAGTTGGTTTGTACCCTTCTTTCCCAGATGCCAACTTTGCCCGTGAGGCCGTTCGCTTCGAAAGAAGAGTGGAGTTGGGTATGGAAGGACACCGTTTGTTCGACCTAAGAAGATGGGATGTAGCAGACCAAGTAATTTCAGAGTATGTGACTAATGAAACCCGTACCATTGACAATTTTGGTCCAAAAATGAATGCATATCAGCCTCAGTTTGATTTGATGCCGATACCATTGACCTCAATTGATTTGAGTGGTGGAATTTTGACACAGAACCCTGGATACTAA
- a CDS encoding VCBS repeat-containing protein produces the protein MFKKTVLAALLTAVVISCSDKKDTLFSKISSDHSGITFNNQIVETDSFNILTSEYIFNGGGVAVGDFNNDDKPDLFFTGNQVPNKLYLNQGNFEFTDVTEAAGVAAADKWKTGVAVIDINNDDLLDIYICAAMYESPEEKANILFVNQGVDDEGVPIFKEMAKEFGIADTSNSMNAAFLDYNNDGYLDLYVLNNVDIHILPSNYREKITDGSSLSNDRLFRNNGDNTFTDVTMEAGITIEGYGLGVAISDLNYDGWPDIYVSNDYLSNDILYINNGDGTFTDKISDYVKHQSKFSMGSDVADFNNDGYLDILTLDMLAETNYRLKTTVKATNYNDYQMNDRYGYDYQYMRNMLQMGQGPNMPYSEIGLMAGIAKTDWSWSPLFVDADNDGQKDVLITNGFPRDITDLDFGDFNFNVQRYLSTAQILDSIPVVKIPNYAYRNEGNGQFKDVGEEWGLSIPSFSNGAAFVDLDSDGDLDYVVNNINDEAFLFRNNLESKKTTDNNYLQLDIKGPKSNKSGLGTKVAIRFADGTFQYYEHQLNRGYLSTVHSLAHFGLGPKTDIQSVEVVWPDGKHQIIKDVAANQKLEVDYQQAKDLNGQQLAFPLAPKSTRPLYQEVSGQIGVDYVHEETDKADFYLQPTLPHKLTQNGPRLAKGDINGDGFEDFIIGSSSGHSPMIYLQDAQGHFKASELFQDDESKKYEETSITLFDLENDGDLDIYMVSGSNEFDMDSPYYQDYLMINNGNGTFEKASDQIPEIKSSGSVVEAEDFDGDGYVDLFVGARTPFAQYPKSDQCYLLKNEKGKLVDVTETYNKDLRKPGMITDAKWTDINNDNRKDLVLVGEFMPVTVFVNQGKTFEKMQQTGMQQFSGWWECVLAQDFDNDGDVDLIAGNLGKNNLYQPSQERPVTMLAKDFDNNGAVDPVMFAYFKSDFDDTGFKPYPVNFWGDLMSQSPMFRKKFNYYREFATTTKSELFTPEELEGADELVANQDETTYFENDGNGQFTMGKLPWQTQSAPIKCMITTSSDNAAADVLMIGNDFGNEAFIGRYDAFNGGILQADDQGGFTFKNAEESGFKVTGDAKDMVQVANANGGNPYIVVTQNRGRALVFTKTE, from the coding sequence ATGTTCAAAAAAACCGTTTTAGCTGCACTCCTTACCGCTGTGGTGATATCTTGCTCCGATAAGAAGGATACCCTATTCTCCAAGATCTCATCCGACCATTCCGGGATTACGTTCAATAATCAAATCGTGGAAACGGACAGTTTCAATATCCTCACCAGTGAGTATATCTTTAATGGAGGAGGGGTTGCTGTTGGTGATTTTAACAACGATGATAAGCCTGATCTCTTTTTTACCGGCAATCAAGTACCCAACAAACTGTACCTCAATCAAGGAAATTTTGAATTTACCGATGTTACCGAGGCCGCTGGCGTTGCAGCAGCGGATAAATGGAAAACAGGCGTCGCTGTAATCGACATCAATAATGATGACCTTCTGGACATCTATATATGTGCCGCCATGTACGAAAGTCCCGAAGAAAAGGCCAATATACTCTTTGTGAATCAAGGGGTGGACGACGAGGGCGTTCCCATTTTTAAGGAAATGGCTAAGGAGTTTGGCATTGCGGATACCTCCAATAGCATGAATGCAGCTTTTTTGGATTACAATAATGATGGCTATTTGGATCTCTATGTGCTCAACAATGTGGATATCCACATATTGCCGTCCAATTATCGGGAGAAAATCACCGATGGTTCCTCGTTGAGTAATGATCGACTCTTTCGCAACAATGGTGATAATACCTTTACCGATGTAACCATGGAAGCCGGCATTACCATCGAAGGCTATGGTCTTGGAGTGGCCATTTCTGATCTGAATTATGATGGATGGCCGGATATTTATGTAAGCAATGACTATTTGAGCAATGATATTCTCTATATCAACAATGGGGATGGCACTTTTACCGATAAAATCAGTGACTACGTAAAGCACCAAAGTAAATTCTCCATGGGTTCCGATGTGGCGGATTTCAACAATGACGGCTACCTCGATATCCTCACACTCGATATGTTGGCCGAAACCAATTACCGCCTCAAAACAACCGTCAAGGCCACAAACTATAACGATTACCAGATGAACGATCGTTATGGCTATGACTATCAGTACATGCGGAATATGCTCCAAATGGGACAAGGTCCCAATATGCCCTACAGCGAGATAGGCCTAATGGCGGGCATCGCAAAGACCGATTGGAGCTGGTCACCTCTCTTCGTGGATGCCGATAATGACGGTCAAAAAGACGTATTGATTACCAATGGTTTCCCCAGGGATATTACCGACCTAGATTTTGGGGATTTCAATTTCAATGTTCAAAGATATCTGAGTACCGCCCAAATTTTGGATTCCATTCCCGTGGTAAAAATTCCGAATTACGCCTATAGAAATGAGGGTAATGGCCAATTTAAGGACGTGGGCGAGGAATGGGGCCTAAGCATACCCTCTTTCTCCAATGGAGCGGCCTTTGTTGATTTGGATTCCGACGGGGACCTGGACTATGTGGTGAACAACATTAACGATGAGGCCTTTTTGTTTCGAAACAATCTGGAAAGTAAAAAAACAACGGATAACAATTACCTACAACTGGATATTAAAGGTCCAAAATCCAATAAATCAGGATTGGGTACCAAGGTGGCCATTCGATTTGCCGATGGAACCTTTCAATATTATGAGCATCAACTCAACAGAGGATACTTGTCCACGGTACACAGCTTGGCACATTTTGGATTGGGACCAAAAACGGATATACAGTCGGTAGAGGTCGTTTGGCCCGACGGAAAGCATCAGATTATCAAGGACGTTGCTGCCAATCAAAAACTAGAGGTGGATTATCAACAGGCCAAAGACCTGAACGGGCAACAACTTGCGTTTCCCTTGGCTCCCAAATCAACCCGTCCATTGTATCAGGAGGTCTCAGGGCAGATTGGAGTGGATTACGTACATGAGGAAACCGATAAGGCCGATTTCTATCTTCAGCCCACGCTTCCACATAAATTAACGCAAAACGGCCCACGCTTGGCAAAAGGGGATATCAACGGCGATGGGTTCGAGGACTTCATTATTGGAAGTTCCTCCGGGCATTCCCCCATGATCTATCTACAGGATGCCCAAGGTCATTTTAAGGCAAGTGAACTGTTCCAAGACGATGAGAGCAAAAAATATGAGGAAACCAGTATCACCCTGTTTGATTTGGAAAATGATGGAGATTTGGATATCTACATGGTTTCCGGGAGCAATGAGTTCGATATGGACTCCCCCTATTACCAAGATTACCTGATGATCAACAACGGGAACGGAACTTTTGAAAAGGCATCAGATCAGATACCCGAAATAAAGTCCAGTGGTTCCGTGGTGGAAGCCGAGGATTTTGATGGCGATGGTTATGTAGATCTTTTTGTGGGTGCCCGAACACCCTTTGCGCAATACCCGAAGTCCGACCAATGCTATTTGTTGAAAAACGAGAAAGGCAAACTGGTGGATGTTACCGAAACCTACAACAAAGACCTGCGCAAACCTGGTATGATTACCGATGCCAAATGGACCGATATAAATAATGACAATCGAAAGGATTTAGTCTTGGTCGGCGAGTTTATGCCGGTGACTGTATTTGTAAATCAAGGCAAAACTTTCGAAAAAATGCAACAAACCGGGATGCAACAATTTTCGGGGTGGTGGGAGTGTGTATTGGCGCAAGACTTTGATAATGATGGCGACGTGGATTTAATTGCGGGAAACCTGGGCAAGAATAATTTGTATCAACCCTCGCAGGAACGCCCAGTGACCATGTTGGCCAAGGATTTTGATAACAACGGTGCCGTGGACCCAGTCATGTTCGCTTATTTTAAAAGTGATTTTGACGATACAGGATTCAAGCCGTATCCTGTTAATTTTTGGGGCGATTTAATGAGCCAGAGTCCCATGTTCCGAAAAAAGTTCAATTATTACAGGGAGTTCGCCACTACCACCAAAAGCGAACTGTTTACACCCGAAGAATTGGAAGGTGCCGATGAGTTGGTGGCGAATCAAGATGAAACCACATACTTCGAAAATGATGGCAACGGCCAATTTACCATGGGCAAATTGCCATGGCAAACGCAGTCGGCCCCAATCAAATGTATGATAACCACCAGCTCGGATAATGCAGCGGCAGATGTACTGATGATCGGAAACGACTTTGGCAATGAAGCCTTCATTGGACGTTATGATGCCTTCAATGGTGGAATATTGCAGGCGGATGACCAAGGCGGTTTCACTTTTAAAAATGCGGAAGAAAGCGGCTTTAAGGTGACCGGGGATGCCAAGGATATGGTACAGGTAGCAAATGCAAATGGAGGAAACCCTTATATCGTGGTCACACAAAATAGGGGAAGGGCATTGGTGTTTACCAAAACTGAATAA
- a CDS encoding peptidase dimerization domain-containing protein, whose product MANPHHALGKAIDEFSKAAWEYTSTHSPKTSFNVGRIGGGTSVNSIPFESWMEVDMRAIDPKNLDEIEIVFKESVEKAIKEYNESGIRDEVTYELIKIGDRPSGELPATLPLIQRAMAATQHFGVKPSLGRGSTNINIPVAQGIPAICIGRGGQGGGAHSLHEWFLNDEPGDESIQLALLITLSQAGLAK is encoded by the coding sequence TTGGCCAATCCGCACCACGCCCTGGGCAAGGCCATCGATGAATTTTCCAAAGCCGCTTGGGAATACACCTCCACGCATAGCCCCAAAACCAGTTTTAACGTGGGCCGGATTGGGGGCGGAACTTCGGTGAATTCCATTCCCTTTGAGTCGTGGATGGAAGTTGACATGCGGGCCATTGACCCAAAGAACCTAGACGAAATCGAGATTGTTTTTAAGGAATCCGTAGAAAAGGCCATAAAAGAATACAATGAAAGCGGTATTCGGGATGAGGTCACCTACGAGCTAATCAAGATCGGGGACAGGCCTTCCGGTGAATTGCCAGCAACGCTTCCCCTGATACAAAGAGCCATGGCGGCTACCCAACATTTTGGTGTAAAACCCAGTTTAGGGCGCGGTTCTACCAATATTAATATTCCAGTGGCCCAAGGTATCCCTGCCATTTGTATTGGACGTGGTGGCCAAGGAGGCGGTGCGCATTCCTTGCATGAGTGGTTCCTGAACGATGAGCCGGGCGACGAATCCATTCAATTGGCTTTATTGATCACGCTCTCTCAAGCGGGACTCGCTAAGTAA
- a CDS encoding M20/M25/M40 family metallo-hydrolase: MNKLLCVLTCGLGLFSMTMTAQEIEKKYTKEVDRLAKNKKVEEAFGYIKSQKDATTQDLITLTEILAPPFMETERGKVFAQMLEEAGVDSIWTDKVGNVIGLRKGVSGASGYIGVDAHLDVVFPEGTDVTVKKVGDTLKAPGIGDDTRGLAMLISMLKAMNKAEIKTEKGLLIVGTVGEEGLGDLRGMKYMFNESGLDIDAWIAIDGGSMGRISNAGLGSKRYKLMVKGPGGHSWGFWLGQSAPRPGQGHR, from the coding sequence ATGAATAAATTACTATGTGTCCTTACCTGTGGCCTCGGCCTATTTTCCATGACCATGACGGCTCAGGAAATTGAAAAAAAATATACCAAAGAAGTAGATCGATTGGCCAAAAACAAGAAAGTGGAAGAGGCTTTTGGATATATCAAATCACAAAAGGATGCAACCACTCAGGATTTGATCACCTTAACAGAGATTTTGGCACCGCCTTTTATGGAAACAGAGCGAGGCAAAGTGTTTGCCCAGATGTTGGAGGAAGCAGGTGTGGACAGTATTTGGACAGATAAGGTGGGCAATGTCATCGGATTGCGAAAAGGTGTTTCCGGAGCATCGGGTTATATTGGGGTGGATGCGCACTTGGACGTGGTTTTTCCGGAAGGCACGGATGTGACCGTAAAAAAAGTTGGAGACACCCTTAAAGCTCCTGGAATCGGGGACGATACCCGAGGCTTGGCCATGCTGATCAGTATGCTCAAAGCCATGAACAAGGCAGAAATCAAAACCGAAAAAGGTTTGCTTATTGTAGGAACCGTAGGTGAGGAAGGACTAGGAGACCTGCGTGGTATGAAGTATATGTTCAACGAATCGGGCTTGGACATCGATGCCTGGATTGCCATCGATGGTGGAAGCATGGGACGTATCAGCAATGCGGGGCTGGGCTCCAAGCGTTACAAATTAATGGTCAAGGGGCCGGGAGGTCATTCTTGGGGCTTTTGGCTTGGCCAATCCGCACCACGCCCTGGGCAAGGCCATCGATGA
- a CDS encoding aminotransferase class IV, with translation MLPQGKFPPKVFINGEIHSSEEARISVFDRGFLFGDGIYEVMMQLENGIFYKKAHLDRLQNNLNKIQIAFNVEEVERNLEPLLRASGLVNKSCLIYMQVTRGIAARKHAYPKEATPSVMMYALPYALPEVNPNKMNAILVPDVRWHRCDIKSVSLLGNIMANEAAMNDGTDEAALVRDGVITEGSHTNIFFVKDGTVITHPANEHILNGVTRMIVLQLCHKLGIPVLERALTENEIEQMDEAFFTGTTTQVAAIAKLGNHVYFHGEQVGAVTLRLQEAFGKLRTKETSGLTFETYINPQTI, from the coding sequence ATGCTGCCCCAAGGAAAGTTTCCTCCCAAAGTGTTTATTAATGGTGAAATCCATTCATCCGAAGAAGCGCGAATATCGGTATTTGACCGTGGTTTTTTGTTCGGGGATGGTATTTACGAAGTCATGATGCAGTTGGAAAACGGCATTTTTTACAAAAAAGCACATCTCGACCGATTACAAAATAATTTAAATAAAATCCAAATTGCTTTTAACGTGGAAGAAGTTGAGCGCAATCTGGAACCCTTGCTCCGGGCCTCTGGACTGGTGAATAAGTCTTGTTTGATCTACATGCAGGTAACCAGAGGTATTGCTGCCCGAAAACATGCGTATCCAAAGGAAGCAACTCCCAGTGTGATGATGTATGCACTACCCTATGCATTGCCCGAGGTCAACCCCAACAAAATGAACGCTATTTTGGTACCCGATGTCCGATGGCACCGTTGTGATATCAAATCGGTTTCGTTGTTGGGAAACATTATGGCCAATGAGGCAGCCATGAACGATGGTACTGATGAAGCCGCCTTGGTTCGGGACGGGGTTATCACCGAAGGTTCCCATACCAATATCTTTTTCGTAAAAGACGGGACAGTGATTACCCACCCGGCCAATGAACACATCCTGAATGGGGTTACCCGAATGATTGTACTACAGCTCTGCCATAAGCTGGGAATTCCTGTGTTGGAAAGAGCCTTGACCGAAAATGAAATTGAACAAATGGACGAAGCTTTCTTTACGGGTACCACCACACAAGTGGCTGCCATTGCAAAGCTTGGGAATCATGTGTATTTTCACGGAGAACAGGTTGGTGCAGTGACCCTTAGGCTACAGGAAGCATTTGGCAAGCTCAGAACAAAAGAGACTTCAGGTCTCACATTTGAAACATATATCAACCCACAAACTATTTGA